In Pseudorasbora parva isolate DD20220531a chromosome 9, ASM2467924v1, whole genome shotgun sequence, the following proteins share a genomic window:
- the LOC137089497 gene encoding uncharacterized protein, which produces MLVKVKLGDVQKFVKITELSLKDFLFAAFLKFGVPNVPENVKVVDESGTEVDDDVFEDVVKDPSVGVLTIKHGPDLESASPQASPVVLNQSLSSSIDSTDSQDTLIIEESSSSKRMRLDDEAKKLVESILVQKPGGESIINEYNRTKSLGDEMRRKMVNILAADMTEKNGKSPPRQVKEKYARGIVSLFPYLSDPFSKNGYEHYYDGESGTGYLAWRIKTIQRSLAKERRASFEGPGSFAEGMSGGPAVRRESEFTPETVLSEDECKEAIAFMNHSADEDAVKKKMKLTFDYRRNIVLDPMQSSDILTVFPRFKDIKGLIEQDFVLMFGEAVSGKLLEKWTTAFKKKVIQQCKKLPTTRDIEELLLAAESPDDSEASVDFVWDTDLSSILLLLHLIPPSAQGRKRPGKVSASQAEKHLVVFKKSGTNIEEHLRDITSAQPYLLAVGPQKNSVRQFFIILDQHAIPCKSTSSLGAFDELFKAHFVFGTSYNTMLHNMYTFIQTTVFNIDVGKVKESPRVAEVRARLLS; this is translated from the exons ATGCTGGTTAAGGTGAAACTTGGGGATGTCCAAAAATTTGTTAAAATCACCGAGCTGAGCCTGAAGGATTTTTTGTTTGCTG CTTTTTTAAAGTTTGGTGTCCCGAATGTACCCGAGAATGTGAAGGTTGTTGATGAATCAGGGACTGAGGTGGATGATGATGTTTTTGAGGATGTCGTTAAAGATCCCTCAGTTGGAGTTCTCACCATAAAACATGGTCCAg ACTTGGAATCTGCCTCTCCACAAGCCTCTCCTGTGGTGTTAAATCAGTCCCTGTCTTCATCCATTGACTCGACTGACTCGCAGGATACACTCATTATTGAAGAAAGCTCTTCAAGCAAACGAATGAGGCTTGATGATGAAGCTAAAAAG ttggtGGAATCCATTCTTGTCCAGAAACCAGGTGGGGAGAGtataataaatgaatacaaCCGAACTAAGAGTTTGGGGGATGAAATGAGGAGGAAAATGGTGAACATCCTGGCAGCTGACATGACAGAAAAGAACGG tAAATCACCACCAAGGCAGGTTAAAGAAAAATATGCCAGAGGAATTGTATCTTTGTTCCCTTACCTCAGTGACCCCTTCTCCAAAAATGGCTAT GAGCATTACTATGATGGTGAGAGTGGCACTGGGTACTTGGCATGGAGAATCAAAACTATACAGCGAAGCTTGGCTAAGGAGCGCCGAGCATCATTTGAAG GACCAGGATCGTTTGCTGAAGGGATGTCTGGTGGACCTGCTGTAAGACGGGAGTCAGAGTTTACTCCGGAGACTGTCTTGAGTGAGGATGAATGCAAGGAAGCAATTGCATTCATGAACCATTCTGCTGATGAGGATGCAGTCAAGAAGAAgatgaaattgacatttgactaTCGGCGCAACATCGTTCTTGATCCTATGCAGTCAAGTGATATATTGACTGTCTTTCCTCGTTTCAAAGACATTAAAGGCTTG ATTGAGCAAGACTTTGTTCTGATGTTTGGAGAAGCAGTGTCAGGCAAGCTTCTGGAGAAGTGGACAACTGCATTCAAGAAAAAAGTGATTCAGCAATGCAAAAAACTTCCAACCACTCGTGATATAGAAGAACTCCTGCTAGCAGCTGAATCCCCTGATGACTCAGAAGCGAGCGTTGATTTTG TTTGGGACACTGACCTCTCCTCTATACTGCTACTGCTGCATCTGATCCCACCTTCTGCCCAAGGCCGGAAAAGACCAGGAAAGGTGTCTGCTTCTCAAGCAGAGAAACATCTTGTTGTCTTCAAGaag AGTGGAACAAACATTGAGGAGCATCTTCGAGACATCACTAGTGCTCAGCCCTATCTCCTGGCCGTGGGACCTCAGAAGAATTCAGTTCGACAGTTTTTCATCATTCTTGATCAGCATGCCATTCCATGCAAGTCAACCTCTTCTCTCGGTGCTTTTGACGAACTGTTTAAGGCACACTTTGTTTTCGGCACCTCTTACAACACTATGCTCCACAACATGTACACTTTCATTCAGACCACTGTGTTCAACATAGATGTTGGCAAAGTTAAAGAGAGTCCTCGTGTAGCTGAGGTCAGAGCAAGGCTTCTTAGCTAG